In the Defluviimonas aquaemixtae genome, one interval contains:
- a CDS encoding SIMPL domain-containing protein codes for MRFANLAAIAVLLLALQGTAVAQEPPATITVTGEGRVEAAPDMATISLGVTTEAETASAAMTENSDAVAAVLTRLAETGIDDRDIQTSGLSLGPRYNYRSSDGEAPEITGYTVSNMVTVRLRALDTLGGILDRVVSDGANTLNGLAFGLQDDRDAMDEARRGAVAEAARKAALYADAAGVTLGPILSIHEGGAMMPQPKMMAEASFARDGGVPVAGGELSIGADVTIVYAIAQ; via the coding sequence ATGCGATTTGCCAATCTTGCCGCGATTGCGGTTCTGTTGCTTGCGTTGCAGGGCACAGCGGTCGCCCAAGAGCCGCCCGCGACCATCACCGTGACGGGCGAGGGCAGGGTCGAAGCCGCCCCCGACATGGCTACGATCTCGCTCGGTGTCACGACCGAGGCGGAAACGGCGAGCGCGGCGATGACGGAGAATTCCGATGCGGTCGCGGCAGTGCTGACCCGGCTTGCGGAGACCGGAATCGACGATCGCGACATTCAGACGTCGGGCTTGTCGCTCGGTCCGCGCTACAATTACCGCAGCTCGGACGGCGAGGCGCCGGAGATCACGGGCTACACCGTGTCGAACATGGTGACGGTTCGGTTGCGTGCGCTCGACACGCTGGGAGGCATTCTCGACCGGGTCGTGTCCGATGGCGCCAATACGCTCAACGGGCTCGCCTTCGGGCTTCAGGACGATCGGGACGCCATGGATGAAGCGCGGCGCGGCGCGGTCGCGGAGGCGGCGCGCAAGGCCGCGCTTTACGCTGACGCTGCGGGTGTGACGCTCGGTCCGATTCTGTCGATCCACGAGGGCGGGGCGATGATGCCGCAGCCGAAGATGATGGCGGAGGCCAGTTTCGCGCGCGACGGCGGCGTCCCGGTGGCGGGTGGCGAACTGTCAATCGGCGCCGACGTGACGATCGTTTACGCCATCGCCCAATAG
- a CDS encoding universal stress protein yields the protein MGDKILVPIDLADQKTGLKTIAEGVIQATARKGELIVMTVVPDILSGLDFRYAIRGETGGSEDYDLKAIVKEALEKLNEIVADHIPSGMKVSTIARHGTAYEEILNVARDVGATMIVLGAHRPSLKDYLIGPTAARVVRHAECSVNVLRDM from the coding sequence ATGGGCGATAAGATCCTTGTTCCGATCGACCTGGCGGACCAGAAGACCGGGCTGAAAACGATCGCCGAGGGCGTCATTCAGGCAACGGCGCGAAAGGGCGAGCTGATCGTCATGACCGTCGTGCCGGATATCCTTTCAGGCCTCGATTTCCGCTACGCGATCCGCGGCGAGACCGGAGGGTCTGAAGATTACGATTTGAAGGCGATCGTGAAGGAGGCTCTGGAGAAGCTGAACGAGATCGTGGCCGATCACATCCCGAGCGGCATGAAGGTCAGCACCATCGCGCGGCATGGTACCGCATATGAAGAGATCCTGAATGTCGCCAGGGATGTCGGCGCTACGATGATCGTGCTCGGCGCGCACCGGCCGTCCCTAAAAGACTACCTGATCGGCCCGACTGCCGCGCGGGTAGTGCGCCATGCCGAATGCTCGGTGAACGTGCTGCGCGATATGTAG
- a CDS encoding glycine betaine ABC transporter substrate-binding protein, translating to MFARTFIAVLAAAVTLSGCTEDDGSIRIGAKNFGESRILAHMMAAMAEEQGLPVEGVVEYENTPAILEALKRGDIDAYPEYNGTGLVMLGQSPLADGDTATERVKQIFEPLGISWRERVGFANNYGLAMLPDRVEELRLIDMSQLVRRSADLTLGIEDDFSTRPLDGLSPMVQRYGFEFASVEEVPLSDRGELYDQLLDGEVDVIEVYTTDGQIADYGLTLLKDDLQFFPVYELAPIVRLSTLAKFPALGGALDALGGKFSNEEMQALNRRVDLEGRSPEAVARDALARLGLISSGAVEAEDPLMIATSPLLAESDLAGTALRAARRAYVGREVTIDPSHDPLGEVTNGNARLAMVGAESFFDLSGPTPVRFEQFESLAAVGSNAIHLVSPTGDNGVGSLAEATALIVGPDGSASHRIGTILKDALGLSAELSSSDAASAGDLLAQLDAKGKVAVIPAPIGSNVVKQAFAGAELKLLPIEGWTEGANLVKYPFLRQIRIPSGAYDLVFVPIETLSSQAVIAGPAPGSADAAIGDQGPGATAAPALKPVPTSTVLELAAGISGGDVIDPVLPLASAFAPVLPAPPAAMNPSTDVSILNVALVLMFVWLFWLYLRRDVR from the coding sequence ATGTTCGCAAGGACATTCATCGCAGTTCTGGCCGCCGCGGTCACGCTCTCCGGCTGCACAGAGGATGACGGCAGCATCCGCATCGGGGCGAAGAATTTCGGCGAAAGCCGGATTCTCGCCCATATGATGGCGGCGATGGCGGAGGAACAGGGCCTGCCGGTCGAAGGCGTCGTGGAATACGAGAACACGCCTGCCATCCTCGAGGCGTTGAAACGCGGCGACATCGACGCTTATCCCGAATACAACGGCACGGGCCTTGTCATGCTCGGCCAGAGTCCGCTCGCCGATGGCGATACCGCGACGGAGCGGGTGAAACAGATCTTCGAGCCATTGGGTATCTCGTGGCGCGAGCGTGTAGGCTTCGCGAACAATTACGGGCTCGCAATGCTCCCCGACCGCGTAGAGGAGCTTCGCCTGATCGATATGTCGCAACTGGTGCGGCGCAGCGCCGATCTCACGCTCGGGATCGAGGACGATTTCTCGACGCGCCCCTTGGATGGGCTCAGCCCGATGGTCCAGCGCTATGGCTTCGAGTTCGCGAGTGTCGAGGAGGTCCCGCTTTCGGATCGCGGCGAGCTCTACGATCAGCTTCTCGATGGCGAGGTCGACGTGATCGAGGTCTATACGACGGACGGCCAGATCGCCGACTACGGGCTGACGCTTCTGAAAGACGATCTGCAGTTCTTCCCGGTCTATGAGCTTGCCCCGATCGTGCGGCTATCTACGCTGGCGAAGTTCCCTGCGCTTGGCGGTGCGCTCGACGCGCTCGGCGGCAAGTTCTCGAACGAGGAAATGCAGGCCTTGAACCGGCGCGTCGACCTCGAGGGCCGTTCGCCGGAGGCGGTGGCGCGGGACGCGCTTGCACGGCTCGGGCTGATCTCGTCCGGCGCCGTGGAGGCGGAAGACCCGCTGATGATTGCGACCTCGCCGCTTCTGGCCGAGAGCGACCTCGCAGGCACTGCGCTTCGCGCGGCCCGCCGGGCTTATGTGGGCCGCGAGGTGACCATCGACCCGAGCCACGATCCGCTTGGCGAAGTGACGAACGGCAATGCGCGGCTGGCCATGGTGGGAGCGGAAAGCTTCTTCGACCTTTCGGGCCCGACACCGGTGCGGTTCGAGCAGTTCGAAAGCCTCGCCGCCGTGGGGTCGAACGCGATCCATCTGGTCAGCCCGACGGGCGACAACGGCGTCGGGTCCCTTGCAGAGGCGACAGCGCTGATAGTGGGGCCGGACGGCTCTGCGTCGCACCGGATCGGGACGATCCTGAAGGACGCGCTGGGACTTTCGGCCGAGCTGAGCTCCAGCGATGCGGCGAGCGCGGGCGATCTCTTGGCCCAGCTCGACGCGAAGGGCAAGGTCGCGGTGATCCCAGCCCCGATCGGCAGCAATGTCGTCAAGCAGGCCTTCGCCGGTGCCGAGCTGAAGCTTCTGCCCATCGAGGGCTGGACCGAGGGCGCGAACCTCGTGAAATATCCGTTCCTAAGACAGATCCGCATCCCGTCGGGCGCCTATGACCTCGTCTTCGTCCCGATCGAGACACTGTCGAGTCAGGCGGTGATCGCCGGGCCTGCGCCCGGATCGGCCGACGCAGCGATCGGTGATCAAGGCCCGGGCGCCACTGCGGCGCCGGCCTTGAAGCCGGTGCCGACCAGCACCGTGCTGGAGCTGGCCGCAGGCATATCGGGCGGCGACGTGATCGACCCGGTCCTGCCCCTCGCCTCGGCCTTCGCGCCTGTCCTGCCCGCGCCGCCGGCGGCGATGAACCCTTCTACGGATGTCTCTATCCTGAACGTAGCCCTCGTCCTGATGTTCGTGTGGCTGTTCTGGCTCTACTTGCGTCGCGACGTCCGCTGA
- a CDS encoding BCCT family transporter yields the protein MLKGASFNIVFIVAMLLCLAIGVWGVISPSSMTGSAQAFTSYLLNGAGWMWLAMCSAFLILSAYMAFGPYGHIRLGKDDEEPEFSTASWIAMLFAGGMGSGLLVWGAAEPMYHFVSPPGMEGETAAAAREALVITNLHWGLHAWSIYGCCALVIAYFTFRRNEASMISTPIKHVFKGPAGESVGKVADILGVISVVFGLAGSLAMGALAVRSGMFYAFGTEQNNTMSMIILVALFVAYMTSATTGVDKGIKILSNINMVLTVAIMMMVIFAGPTQFIMEAFVDSIGRYFSAIVTKSFTLYPFEGLTGWTSGWTLTYLIWWLAWGPFIGIFVARISRGRTIREFIFGVVLVPTLFSMLWFAAFGGAGFYIEMYGGGGLKEIIFEDVFAALFAFLGYFPGSTILAALAAALLFIFLVTSADSGTFVLSMMTTDGNLNPPVTQKMIWGVLIAVLTFSTLVTESVTVAKAMAITGAIPFAVIVLLQIVGFLREIRKEIKQPEVIEARGEAEGRAPAGAEPSVGEATS from the coding sequence ATGCTCAAGGGCGCATCCTTTAACATCGTCTTTATCGTCGCCATGCTGCTTTGTCTGGCGATCGGCGTCTGGGGTGTGATCAGCCCTTCGAGCATGACCGGTTCGGCGCAGGCGTTCACGAGCTACCTTCTGAACGGCGCTGGCTGGATGTGGCTGGCCATGTGTTCGGCATTCCTGATCCTCAGCGCGTACATGGCGTTCGGACCTTACGGCCATATTCGCCTCGGCAAGGATGACGAGGAGCCGGAATTCAGCACCGCATCGTGGATCGCGATGTTGTTCGCGGGCGGCATGGGGTCAGGGCTTCTGGTCTGGGGCGCGGCCGAGCCGATGTATCACTTCGTCTCGCCGCCCGGTATGGAGGGCGAGACCGCGGCCGCGGCGCGCGAGGCGCTCGTCATCACCAATCTGCATTGGGGGCTGCATGCCTGGTCGATCTATGGCTGCTGCGCGCTGGTGATCGCCTATTTCACCTTCCGCCGCAACGAAGCCTCGATGATCTCGACGCCGATCAAGCACGTCTTCAAGGGGCCCGCAGGCGAGTCGGTCGGCAAGGTGGCCGACATCCTTGGCGTCATCTCGGTCGTCTTCGGGCTGGCGGGCTCGCTCGCCATGGGCGCGCTCGCCGTTCGATCTGGCATGTTCTATGCCTTCGGGACCGAGCAGAACAACACGATGTCGATGATCATTCTCGTGGCCTTGTTCGTGGCCTACATGACATCTGCGACGACGGGCGTGGACAAGGGAATCAAGATTCTGTCGAATATCAACATGGTGCTGACCGTGGCGATCATGATGATGGTGATCTTCGCCGGTCCCACGCAATTCATCATGGAGGCTTTCGTCGATTCCATAGGACGCTATTTCAGCGCGATCGTCACCAAGTCCTTCACGCTTTATCCGTTCGAGGGGCTGACGGGCTGGACCTCGGGCTGGACGTTGACTTACCTCATCTGGTGGCTCGCCTGGGGGCCGTTCATCGGCATCTTCGTCGCCCGCATCTCGCGCGGACGCACGATCCGCGAGTTCATCTTCGGTGTCGTGCTGGTGCCGACACTCTTCTCGATGCTGTGGTTCGCGGCCTTTGGCGGTGCGGGCTTTTACATCGAAATGTATGGCGGCGGCGGCCTGAAGGAGATCATCTTCGAGGATGTCTTCGCCGCGCTCTTCGCGTTCCTCGGCTACTTCCCGGGTTCGACGATCCTGGCTGCGCTGGCGGCAGCACTTCTCTTCATCTTCCTCGTCACCTCGGCGGATTCTGGGACGTTTGTGCTGTCGATGATGACAACGGACGGCAATCTGAATCCGCCGGTCACTCAGAAGATGATCTGGGGGGTCCTGATCGCCGTCCTGACCTTCTCGACGCTGGTGACCGAGTCGGTGACGGTCGCCAAGGCGATGGCCATTACAGGCGCCATTCCCTTCGCGGTGATCGTGCTACTGCAGATCGTCGGTTTCCTGCGCGAGATCCGCAAGGAGATCAAGCAGCCCGAGGTGATCGAGGCACGTGGCGAGGCCGAGGGCAGAGCCCCGGCGGGGGCCGAGCCATCTGTCGGCGAAGCCACATCTTAA
- the hppD gene encoding 4-hydroxyphenylpyruvate dioxygenase, with product MGPFPHSAPKSTITEQNPAGTDGFEFVEFAHPEPETLRELFARMGYEKTATHKERNVELWQQGDITYVLNAEPGSFAARFVEEHGPCAPSMAWRVVNAKHAFDHAVAKGAEPYEGDDKTMNVPAIRGIGGSLIYFIDQYYETSPYNAEFDWLAQSKPEGVGFYYLDHLTHNVHKGNMDVWFKFYGDLFNFKEIRFFDIQGKFTGLHSRALTSPCGRIRIPINEDRGEKGQIVEYLKRYKGEGIQHIAVGTENIYDSVDAIAARGLKFMPAPPDSYYEMSRDRVKGHDEPIERLKKHGILIDGEGVVDGGETKILLQIFSKTVIGPIFFEFIQRKGDDGFGEGNFKALFESIEADQIARGVLKAG from the coding sequence TTGGGTCCGTTTCCTCATTCCGCCCCGAAATCCACCATCACGGAGCAGAACCCCGCCGGCACCGACGGGTTCGAGTTCGTCGAGTTTGCTCATCCGGAGCCCGAGACGCTGCGCGAGCTGTTCGCTCGCATGGGCTATGAGAAAACGGCGACGCACAAGGAGAGGAATGTCGAGCTCTGGCAGCAGGGCGACATCACCTATGTGCTGAACGCGGAGCCAGGAAGCTTCGCCGCGCGCTTCGTGGAAGAACACGGGCCCTGCGCGCCGTCGATGGCGTGGCGCGTCGTGAATGCGAAGCATGCCTTCGATCACGCGGTGGCGAAGGGAGCCGAACCCTACGAGGGCGACGACAAGACCATGAATGTGCCCGCCATCCGGGGGATCGGCGGCTCGCTCATCTACTTCATCGACCAGTATTACGAGACGTCGCCTTACAACGCGGAATTCGACTGGCTTGCCCAGTCGAAACCCGAAGGTGTCGGCTTTTACTATCTCGACCACCTGACCCACAACGTCCACAAGGGCAACATGGACGTCTGGTTCAAGTTCTACGGCGATCTCTTCAACTTCAAGGAAATCCGCTTCTTCGATATCCAGGGCAAGTTCACCGGGCTTCACTCCCGGGCGCTGACCTCGCCCTGCGGGCGCATACGTATCCCGATCAACGAGGACCGGGGCGAGAAGGGCCAGATCGTCGAATACCTCAAGCGCTACAAGGGCGAGGGGATCCAGCACATCGCGGTCGGCACAGAGAACATCTACGACTCGGTCGACGCCATCGCCGCGCGCGGTCTGAAGTTCATGCCCGCCCCACCGGACAGCTACTATGAGATGAGCCGCGACCGGGTGAAGGGCCATGACGAGCCCATCGAACGGCTGAAGAAACACGGCATCCTCATCGATGGCGAGGGGGTGGTCGACGGCGGGGAGACGAAGATCCTGCTGCAGATATTCTCCAAGACCGTGATTGGGCCGATCTTCTTCGAATTCATCCAGAGAAAGGGCGATGACGGCTTCGGCGAGGGCAATTTCAAGGCGCTCTTCGAATCCATCGAGGCCGACCAGATCGCAAGAGGCGTTCTCAAAGCCGGGTAA
- a CDS encoding Lrp/AsnC family transcriptional regulator: MHISRIALDETDSRLLSALQRNAHLTSQELGEELNLSPSQAGRRRQRLEAEGLIQGYAARLDPHRLGLAVQAFVQVQMTRHGHETTAAFSRLVDAQPEITSAWTLTGEADYLLRVYCQDLSSLNRLIHQVLLAHPAVSRVQSQIVMDQFKPDAPLPT; encoded by the coding sequence ATGCACATTTCCCGCATCGCACTCGACGAAACCGACTCGCGACTGCTTTCCGCGCTTCAGCGCAACGCGCACCTGACCTCGCAGGAACTGGGAGAGGAGCTGAATCTCTCGCCTAGCCAGGCCGGGCGCCGGCGCCAGCGGCTCGAGGCCGAGGGACTGATCCAGGGCTATGCGGCGCGGCTCGATCCCCACCGCCTCGGACTTGCCGTCCAGGCCTTCGTTCAAGTCCAGATGACCCGCCATGGCCACGAGACGACCGCCGCCTTCTCGCGTCTTGTCGATGCGCAGCCGGAAATCACAAGCGCATGGACGCTGACAGGCGAAGCGGACTATCTTCTTAGAGTCTACTGCCAAGATCTCTCCAGCCTAAACCGGCTGATCCATCAGGTTCTGCTCGCCCATCCGGCGGTTTCCCGGGTGCAAAGCCAGATCGTGATGGACCAGTTCAAACCCGACGCCCCTTTGCCAACTTGA
- a CDS encoding cation:proton antiporter domain-containing protein: protein MESFLFQASLYLVAVVVAVPVASRLGLGSVLGYLVAGIMIGPVFGLVGSETKDLQHFAEFGVVMMLFLIGLELEPRALWNMRERLLGLGGLQIVVTTIVVTLGALALGEGWRVALTLGIILSLSSTAIVLQTLSEKRLMQTAGGRSAFSVLLMQDIAVIPFLAFLPLLALPGARALAKAEAAEAQRALSFLQELPGWGVTLVTLGAVAAIALAGHYVIRPLYAFVHRARLREVNTALALMIVVCIASLMLMVGLSPALGTFLAGVVLANSEFKHELESDIAPFKGLLLGLFFITVGAGIDVEVFFSQPVLLISFTLALMAAKGAVLYGLGRLFKLKGRDQWLFTLGLAQAGEFGFVLTAFALKQRILPDALAQQLLLVIAMSMFLTPLFFILHDVLARRMKDEGAPQKTDEIDEQQPVIIAGVGRFGQVVNRMVTMSGFRTTVLDHDLKVIQLLRKFGFKGYVGDPTRPELLRAAGLDHAKVLVVCLDDRAASVRLVTYARRMREDLHIVVRARDREHVFELYRAGADDIVREYFDASLRAGRYVLENMGLSEYEASELQKTFYALDRTAVRDLAELWRPDLPTEKNAAYIARARELNRELEAALLARFAETREEKAKPRDAAE, encoded by the coding sequence ATGGAAAGCTTCCTCTTTCAGGCCTCTCTCTACCTCGTCGCCGTGGTTGTCGCGGTGCCCGTGGCGTCGCGACTAGGGCTCGGCTCTGTTCTCGGCTACCTCGTCGCGGGAATCATGATCGGCCCGGTCTTCGGTCTCGTCGGATCAGAGACCAAGGATCTTCAGCATTTCGCCGAGTTCGGCGTGGTGATGATGCTCTTCCTCATCGGGCTGGAGCTAGAACCGCGTGCCTTGTGGAACATGCGCGAACGGCTTTTGGGGCTCGGCGGACTTCAGATCGTCGTGACCACTATCGTCGTCACCCTCGGAGCACTGGCCCTCGGCGAGGGCTGGCGGGTCGCGCTCACGCTCGGGATCATCCTGTCTTTGTCCTCGACCGCGATCGTCCTGCAGACGCTCAGCGAAAAGCGGCTGATGCAGACCGCGGGTGGCCGGAGCGCCTTTTCGGTGCTGCTCATGCAGGACATCGCGGTCATCCCGTTCCTCGCGTTTCTCCCGCTTCTGGCATTGCCCGGCGCGCGCGCACTCGCCAAGGCCGAGGCGGCCGAGGCGCAGAGGGCGCTTAGTTTCCTGCAAGAGCTGCCCGGCTGGGGAGTGACGCTTGTCACCCTCGGCGCCGTCGCCGCGATCGCGCTAGCCGGGCACTACGTCATCCGCCCGCTTTACGCCTTCGTCCACCGGGCGCGGCTGAGAGAGGTAAACACCGCGCTCGCGCTGATGATCGTCGTCTGCATCGCCTCGCTCATGCTGATGGTGGGCCTCTCGCCGGCGCTCGGCACGTTCCTCGCCGGCGTCGTCCTCGCCAACTCCGAGTTCAAGCACGAGCTTGAATCCGACATCGCCCCCTTCAAGGGTTTGCTGCTGGGCCTCTTCTTCATCACCGTGGGCGCAGGGATCGACGTCGAGGTCTTCTTCAGCCAACCCGTCCTGCTGATCTCGTTCACGCTCGCGCTAATGGCGGCCAAGGGCGCGGTGCTCTACGGCCTCGGCCGGCTCTTTAAGCTCAAAGGGCGCGACCAGTGGCTCTTCACGCTCGGTCTCGCCCAGGCCGGCGAGTTCGGCTTCGTTCTGACGGCCTTCGCGCTCAAGCAGCGCATCCTGCCCGACGCGCTGGCGCAGCAGCTCCTGCTCGTCATCGCGATGTCGATGTTCCTGACGCCGCTCTTCTTCATCCTGCACGATGTTCTCGCGCGGCGGATGAAGGACGAAGGCGCGCCGCAGAAGACGGACGAAATCGACGAGCAGCAGCCGGTGATCATCGCCGGCGTCGGCCGCTTCGGACAGGTCGTCAACCGCATGGTCACCATGTCGGGCTTCCGCACGACGGTGCTTGACCACGATCTAAAGGTCATCCAGCTTCTCCGCAAGTTCGGCTTCAAGGGCTATGTCGGCGATCCGACCCGGCCCGAGCTTCTGCGCGCAGCGGGCCTCGACCATGCGAAGGTGCTCGTCGTCTGCCTCGACGATCGCGCCGCCTCGGTCCGGCTCGTGACCTATGCCCGGCGCATGCGCGAGGACCTGCACATCGTCGTCCGCGCCCGCGACCGCGAGCATGTGTTCGAGCTTTACCGTGCTGGCGCCGACGACATCGTGCGCGAATATTTCGACGCGAGCCTCAGAGCGGGGCGCTATGTGCTCGAAAACATGGGCCTGTCGGAATACGAAGCGTCAGAGCTTCAAAAGACTTTCTACGCGCTCGACCGGACTGCGGTGCGCGACCTTGCCGAACTCTGGCGGCCTGATCTGCCCACCGAAAAGAACGCGGCCTACATCGCGCGGGCGCGCGAACTCAACAGGGAACTCGAGGCGGCCCTTCTCGCGCGTTTCGCCGAGACTCGCGAGGAAAAGGCCAAGCCCCGAGACGCGGCCGAGTAG